GACACGGATATACATGTTTGGAAAGAATATGCAAGAATAATGTTATTTATTAAAGAGAACTACTTAGTCATACTAGATACTATCTAAACTTTAAATAACGGTTCCTATGCCTAGCTTAGCTCATGATCTCTTTAGGCCTGGATATTTCCTCCCTAAGAAACTGCTTCCTTCATTGTTTACAGAAGAGAATCAAGTCTATCATTCAAGAAAGCTACAATTTGAGTTTCACCAATATGAACAAAGTGACTCAAGCTTCATTCATTGGCTTACAATTTGAAATTCATTCTCAGCCAACAAAGCATGCCTTCTAATTGCTAGTAGACTTTGGTGATCCACTCAACTCTTATGTAATAACTTTGACAAAAAAAGTCCCTACCTCAAACAAAAGAGATTATAAAAGAACTATCACATAAAATTCAAGTTTTTCCTTTCACCTCAAAAGAGAGATAATTTGATCCAATATTCACTTTccaaattcataattttctttataatttgttAGTGAGTTATATCATGATTTATATACAGTTTAGCTTGGGTTTGTAAAGATCTACCATTAAATAAAACCTGTTACTTCTACGAAAAGTTCAGCATCAGTTCTGTCAGGAATGTAGCTTCCAATTATAATTATGCATATGCGAACAAAAGATTTGGCTTATATCTTTGTTTATATCACAGTTTTTCAGTTAATATGACTTAAGTGTGACAATTATATTTGTTCATTTCCATTGCTTCAAAAGGTTCCTATTAAGTTTTCTTTAAGGAATGaaatttaattgttttaataAAGTTTTCCTTATAATGCCTCAAGTAAGTGTTGATCATTTTCCTCTGTAGAACAACACACTTTCCAATCAGATGTTCTCAACTTGGCAGCTTCTGAGTAGTAGCCAAAACATGTAAGGTAGAGAGGGACTTCTGTTTTTCAACtccagatgaaatcacaggagcTAAAAGCAGTTTTCCTTTTGTTCACATGACTATTCTCCAGTGTGAAGCTTCTGATGTCTAATGTAGGCTGCACTGTAACTGAATGTTTTCCCACAATTAGTACATTCATAGGATTTCTTTCTAGTACTTCTCTGATGTTGGGTAATGTATGAAATTTCATTGGAAGTTTTCCCAGATTCGTACGGTTTCTCTCTATTATGTATTCTTTCATGTCGAGTAAGGCATGTTCTATAGGCAAAGGCTTTTCCACACTCAATACATTTGTAAGGTTTCACTTTAgaatggattctctgatgttgcaCAAGATTTTCTTCCAGCCTATAAGTCTTTTCACATTTATCACATTTataaggtctctctccagtatgaaGTTTCTGATGTCTTTTGAGGAATGGTGTCccactgaaggctttcccacattcattacatttatagggtcTTTCTCCAGTATGCCTTCTGTAATGCTGCTTAAATTGTGTCCGGCCAGTGAAAGCTCTTCCACAGACATTACATTTATAGGgtctctctccagtatggattctccgATGTTGGTTAAGGGATGATCTCTGtttgaaggccttcccacattctttACAGACATAGGgattttctccagtatgaattctctgatgtccaGTGAGGAATGAAATTCgactgaaggcttttccacagtCGTTACATTTAtggggtttttctccagtatgaattttctgatgctgATTGAGGATTGAACGCAATCTGAATGTTCTCCCACATTCGttacatttatagggtttttctccagtatgtaTTCTCTGGTGTAGAGTAAGATATACATATAGCCTGAAGGTTAGTCCACATTCATAACATTTGTAAGGTctctctcctgtatgaattctctgatgttgaacaAGGGATGAAGGGTGACGGAAAGTTTTCTTACACTCACTACATGTATAGGGATCACCTCTAATATGAACTTTCCGATGCTGAGTAAGGTGTGCATTCTGGTtgaaggtcttcccacattcattacactgatagggtttctctccagtatgaattctctgatgtaatTTAAGGTGTGCAGTTCTAttaaaagctttcccacattcattacatttatgagGTTTTTCTCCAGTACAAATGTTCTGATTTTGAGCATGGTGAGTCtgctgtaaaaatgatttttcacaGTCATTAAGTTCAGAGTATTTCTTCTCTGTACAAATTCTCTGATGTTTAACTAGACGTGAAATATGTTTGAAATTCTTCTCACATGTATCACATTTGTGATATCTCTCTCCTGTAAGAATAAGGAATGAATTCAGATTAAAGCACTTTCAAATTCCAATTACATTCAGGGCCCTTCTTCCCACTGTATATTTTCTTGTAGGTTGATGCCATTGGCCTCAAATTTGTTTCTTATATTCTCTACTTACTCCCTACCTCATCATATTTTCAAGTTTCTCCTAATTTAGAATACCAGAAACCCACTTTGGTGATCACATGTATGTTCAACTCATGCAAATAATTCCTAAAAATAGAActttccaaaaatagaatgggccaCCTCAGAATAAATTGCTTACCACTGGAGGTCTCGAGATGTTGAATGAGCATTTGTTGAGAATGTTATAAATGAGACACATGCTTTAGGAAGGGGCAGGGCAAGAGGACCACTGAGGTATCACTCAACTCTTAAAGAGTCCATGATTTTATTTAtagcaaaacacacacatatatatcatatataatactCTCAAGGTATTTTCCTTACAATGCTGTGAAACAGATTTGTAGGGTAGAATGATGAACTCCAAAACTTCCATTTAGGCAGTTCAACTCAaaacatttcctcatttctcacctggctacaCTACTTTAAGACTTCTCTGACTCTTCCACCATGTCCTCATGTTAGGTACCTTTCCCACCCAGGCCCTCCCtctttcagcttccttctgtgtgctgtcttccccccattagattgtaagtttcttgagggcagaagctatcttttttaaaaatttgtatccctagcacttagcacagtgtctagtacatagtaggtacttaaatctTGACTGATTGAGACAGatagtgaaattattttcttttctgtcctattttttttttttttttacggatgaggaaagtgaggttcaaatAGGTTAAAGTGAGCTGACCACAATACATGGCTAGAAGAGGTTGAATTGCAAAATAAGACTGTAAAGATTACATGAATATGAAATGAGGCAATTCATGTAGCCTTTTGGGAGAGGAATTTGGCAGCAAAAGGACTAAAAGAAACGGCAGGCACCAACAAATACggagaaactgaagattagaGGAAATAATCAGAAGATCAAGGTCCCCGGAAAAACAGTAAAGGATAAAAACCCAGAATATAGGGAAGGAGTCAGATTTAGAAGGAAGTGACACCTCTGAAACTGGAGAGATGCactgaaagacaaaggaaaaaaaacatttaagaggAACATGATAGtggtcttcaaatatctgaaaggcagttttaTGGAAGGGGGATTTAGTCTCATTCTGCTTTACTCCAAAGGGGAAAATTAGCATCAgttgaatataagaaaaaaacttaaaaaagctGTCCAAGAATGAGGATATGCTACTTCACAAGTGAATTAAGTACTATATCAATGTTCAATATTCAATATAATCAATACTCAAGCAATGGCTGCATAATTATCTGCAAAGTATTTAGAGAAGGAATTCCTACATGTGTGGGAAATTGAACTAGATAacatctaagatcccttccaattctaagagaTTATACAATTAAAGTATATAACACATATCAAATGGTTTAGATCTTTAATAGAACTGGAGAACTCTGAGAGTTATCCAAACTAACACTTACAAGATACTACTCCCTCATGAATATTAGTGATTCCTTTCCTACCTAATTCTcactcactcacctggacagaTGACTGTAGGGATTTCTCTCTTCACCATCCAGGGCTCTTTTCCTTGTTCCAACAAGAAGATCACCTCTGGTTTAGAAACCTGAGTCCCTATTCACAGGGAAAAGACACAGAACTTGGATATTTTGTCATAAGACATAGAACTATCTCAGGATGAAATACCAAAGATTAGTCTTCAGGACTTCTGAAGGATGAAAAAAACCGCAGCATCAAGGAATCAATGAAGCTCCCCATTTTAACTGTTAACATGCAGTATTTTTCACATGGGAATGGACAG
This region of Trichosurus vulpecula isolate mTriVul1 chromosome 3, mTriVul1.pri, whole genome shotgun sequence genomic DNA includes:
- the LOC118844906 gene encoding zinc finger protein 501-like produces the protein MSSVFLTAGPQESVTFKDVSVDFTWEEWEELDIAQRDLYRDVMLENYRNIISLGTQVSKPEVIFLLEQGKEPWMVKREIPTVICPGERYHKCDTCEKNFKHISRLVKHQRICTEKKYSELNDCEKSFLQQTHHAQNQNICTGEKPHKCNECGKAFNRTAHLKLHQRIHTGEKPYQCNECGKTFNQNAHLTQHRKVHIRGDPYTCSECKKTFRHPSSLVQHQRIHTGERPYKCYECGLTFRLYVYLTLHQRIHTGEKPYKCNECGRTFRLRSILNQHQKIHTGEKPHKCNDCGKAFSRISFLTGHQRIHTGENPYVCKECGKAFKQRSSLNQHRRIHTGERPYKCNVCGRAFTGRTQFKQHYRRHTGERPYKCNECGKAFSGTPFLKRHQKLHTGERPYKCDKCEKTYRLEENLVQHQRIHSKVKPYKCIECGKAFAYRTCLTRHERIHNREKPYESGKTSNEISYITQHQRSTRKKSYECTNCGKTFSYSAAYIRHQKLHTGE